One window of Agromyces rhizosphaerae genomic DNA carries:
- a CDS encoding YhgE/Pip family protein — MTTRLDATLGRTPAQRRTRLAVAIAAIVAVPLAVAGLVTAAIAGGDDQLEAIPAVVVNNDEFVTMTDADGEEQMLLAGRLLVTELTGPDVVGFDWTISNDEEAADALADGEAYAVLTIPADFSASVATISGDDPVQAELAIVTDDAHAYLTGSVAQSVGDAMSGAFGREITEQVLAGLYGGLQTSADAIGEAADGATQLADGVDDLAGGLDGLAGGATATADGMSATADGAAATASGAGEIAGGVGGLATGLDQLAAGVGSASTGAADAASGAYAYADGVAFYASGVDEVAAGAGAFSAGLSDPATGLDGLTAGVTSYVGGVSDAADGFGMLAPQLEAVLAAADAAGVPGAAQLMGAPTATAQGLDALVVAGETGTPTQPGLIPGTAAAVGATQAGAADLADGAAQVSAGSDEVTGGANELAAGVDGLAAGLAQLSIASTDAAGGASALAGGAFALADGASQLAGGATQLADGARQIADGTSGAASGASELSNGAGALAEGLTEGADEAAAAADIDAEQAAAVVAEPVVMTAERANPIGSVGEAVGMFFVPVGLWVGALALFLIFRPVTAAELRSTAPTGRIVFRGLARAGLIGLAQAVVATVLLHVSLGVTWSTLPQTLAFAGLVALVFTALHAFLATWLGRIGMIVSLVLLAVQLLASGGLFPVEILSAPFQAISPFLPLTWAVAGMQAIVSGVGGSAVAVPALILAAFGVFAVIGSLALVARRRGARSFGFASASLADR, encoded by the coding sequence ATGACCACCAGACTCGACGCAACCCTCGGCCGCACGCCCGCCCAGCGCCGCACCCGCCTCGCGGTCGCCATCGCCGCCATCGTCGCCGTGCCGCTCGCCGTCGCGGGGCTCGTGACCGCCGCCATCGCCGGCGGGGACGACCAGCTCGAGGCGATCCCCGCCGTGGTCGTGAACAACGACGAGTTCGTCACCATGACCGATGCCGACGGCGAGGAGCAGATGCTGCTCGCGGGCCGGCTGCTCGTGACCGAGCTGACCGGACCAGACGTCGTCGGGTTCGACTGGACCATCTCGAACGACGAGGAGGCCGCCGACGCGCTCGCCGACGGCGAGGCGTACGCCGTGCTGACGATCCCCGCCGACTTCTCGGCCTCGGTCGCCACGATCTCGGGCGACGACCCGGTGCAGGCCGAGCTCGCCATCGTCACCGACGACGCGCACGCGTACCTCACCGGTTCGGTCGCGCAGTCCGTGGGCGATGCCATGTCGGGCGCCTTCGGACGCGAGATCACCGAGCAGGTGCTCGCCGGGCTCTACGGCGGGCTGCAGACCTCCGCCGACGCGATCGGCGAGGCGGCCGACGGCGCGACGCAGCTCGCCGACGGCGTGGACGACCTCGCGGGCGGACTCGACGGCCTCGCCGGGGGCGCCACCGCCACCGCCGACGGCATGTCGGCGACGGCCGACGGCGCCGCCGCGACCGCGTCGGGCGCGGGCGAGATCGCCGGCGGCGTCGGCGGGCTCGCGACCGGGCTCGACCAGCTCGCCGCGGGCGTCGGTTCCGCATCGACGGGCGCCGCGGACGCGGCATCCGGCGCGTACGCGTATGCCGACGGCGTGGCGTTCTACGCGTCGGGCGTCGACGAGGTGGCCGCCGGCGCGGGGGCCTTCTCGGCCGGGCTGTCCGATCCCGCGACGGGTCTCGACGGGCTGACCGCCGGCGTCACGAGCTACGTCGGCGGGGTGAGCGACGCAGCCGACGGGTTCGGCATGCTCGCGCCCCAGCTCGAGGCGGTGCTCGCCGCCGCCGACGCGGCGGGCGTGCCCGGTGCCGCGCAGCTCATGGGTGCGCCCACCGCGACCGCGCAGGGTCTCGACGCGCTCGTCGTGGCGGGGGAGACCGGCACGCCGACCCAGCCCGGCCTGATCCCCGGCACGGCAGCCGCGGTGGGCGCGACCCAGGCGGGTGCCGCAGACCTCGCCGACGGTGCAGCACAGGTCTCCGCCGGCTCCGACGAGGTGACGGGCGGCGCGAACGAGCTCGCCGCCGGCGTCGACGGGCTCGCGGCGGGGCTCGCCCAGCTGTCGATCGCGTCGACGGATGCCGCGGGCGGTGCCTCCGCACTCGCGGGCGGCGCGTTCGCGCTCGCCGACGGTGCGAGCCAGCTCGCGGGCGGCGCGACGCAGCTCGCCGACGGCGCCCGCCAGATCGCGGACGGCACGAGCGGCGCGGCATCCGGTGCCTCGGAGCTCTCGAACGGTGCCGGCGCGCTGGCCGAGGGGCTCACCGAGGGGGCCGACGAGGCCGCCGCAGCCGCCGACATCGACGCCGAGCAGGCGGCCGCCGTGGTCGCGGAGCCCGTCGTGATGACCGCCGAGCGCGCCAACCCGATCGGCTCGGTCGGCGAGGCCGTCGGCATGTTCTTCGTGCCCGTGGGGCTCTGGGTCGGCGCCCTCGCGCTCTTCCTGATCTTCCGCCCGGTGACCGCCGCCGAGCTGCGCAGCACCGCGCCCACGGGGCGCATCGTCTTCCGCGGGCTCGCGCGGGCCGGCCTCATCGGGCTCGCCCAGGCGGTCGTCGCGACCGTGCTGCTGCACGTGTCGCTCGGCGTGACGTGGTCGACGCTGCCGCAGACGCTCGCGTTCGCGGGACTCGTGGCACTCGTGTTCACCGCGCTGCACGCGTTCCTCGCGACCTGGCTCGGGCGCATCGGCATGATCGTGTCGCTCGTGCTGCTCGCGGTGCAGCTGCTCGCGTCGGGCGGGCTGTTCCCCGTCGAGATCCTCAGCGCGCCGTTCCAGGCGATCAGCCCGTTCCTGCCGCTCACCTGGGCGGTCGCGGGCATGCAGGCGATCGTCTCGGGCGTCGGCGGGTCGGCCGTGGCGGTGCCGGCGCTGATCCTCGCGGCGTTCGGCGTGTTCGCGGTGATCGGCTCGCTCGCGCTCGTCGCACGCCGCCGCGGGGCGCGCTCGTTCGGCTTCGCCTCGGCGTCCCTCGCCGACCGCTGA
- a CDS encoding sugar phosphate isomerase/epimerase family protein yields the protein MIPIGMSTTCVYPLPPAAAFREAAEVGFDGIEIMVTQEETTQDAAALLALADAHGLPVMSIHAPVLLLTHFVWGRDPRVKLERTAALARDTGADTVVVHPPFRWQAGYAEQFLQIVRETSEEYGVHIAVENMFPWRVAGRNMKAYAPGPDPRAMDCDAITLDFSHASLAGVDSREFAREVGGRLRHIHLCDGSGSSDDGRIFDEHLLPGRGTQPVAETLRDLADAGWDGQIAAEVNTRKARNEDERMQLLRETLDFAREHTAVASEPVPDPA from the coding sequence ATGATCCCGATCGGCATGAGCACCACGTGCGTCTACCCTCTCCCGCCCGCGGCCGCATTCCGCGAGGCCGCCGAGGTCGGCTTCGACGGCATCGAGATCATGGTCACGCAGGAGGAGACCACGCAGGATGCCGCCGCGCTGCTCGCACTCGCCGACGCGCACGGGCTGCCGGTCATGTCGATCCACGCGCCCGTGCTGCTGCTCACGCACTTCGTGTGGGGGCGCGACCCCCGGGTGAAACTCGAGCGCACGGCCGCGCTCGCGCGGGACACCGGGGCGGACACCGTGGTGGTGCATCCGCCCTTCCGCTGGCAGGCGGGCTACGCCGAGCAGTTCCTCCAGATCGTCCGCGAGACCTCCGAGGAGTACGGCGTGCACATCGCCGTGGAGAACATGTTCCCGTGGCGCGTCGCGGGGCGGAACATGAAGGCCTACGCGCCGGGGCCCGATCCCCGGGCGATGGACTGCGACGCGATCACGCTCGACTTCTCGCACGCCTCGCTCGCGGGCGTCGACTCGCGCGAGTTCGCCCGCGAGGTGGGCGGGCGCCTGCGCCACATCCACCTGTGCGACGGCTCGGGCAGCAGCGACGACGGCCGCATCTTCGACGAGCACCTGCTGCCGGGCCGCGGCACGCAGCCGGTCGCCGAGACGCTGCGCGATCTCGCGGACGCGGGCTGGGACGGACAGATCGCGGCGGAAGTCAACACCCGCAAGGCCCGGAACGAGGACGAGCGGATGCAGCTGCTGCGCGAGACCCTCGACTTCGCGCGCGAGCACACCGCCGTGGCATCCGAGCCGGTTCCCGACCCCGCCTGA